From the Leptospira sp. WS60.C2 genome, one window contains:
- a CDS encoding AAA domain-containing protein — MGRTIKQSFGSLEEEFSYIESILTKEREIERTLFLEKARETNTIKSAEFVDLRFVVGNTWRAEFQVNLSNQNKRWIKPGTPVLVQNQNESIYGNVYQWNETKLIIQVRGDYEWEGETYHISKWFTESTYDLYNEILTKIKSEKESDAYKKLKWILGYSEGDKPLPPKSSQTLSPLERIFTISDYGMVFGPPGTGKTTLLMQAVKEIKNRNLSVLTLCPTNFACDYIVELAIQNGVRVIRLGNSTKIKEEVLPYHLDHLIQTHPDQKQIQNWMTELKAIQKKINSWKRNFGKEEREERNQLRKEAKFLLQTIREAESNIRTKLLDSSELIVSTFAGFGGEFKKDRKFDYVFVDEATQSIDPGCYMAIFSGKKTFFFGDPKQLGVNYSHPEHENIQSFLEKSIETDTGERTIFLEKQFRMKEEILGFPNQIYYENKVFTEPNLNHHSIQEISEIFGSDVSVLWIDTAGSDSQEETDGEDLSFMNETEISLIETLMEKGLPKEKTIIISPYRGQVERLTQRANGRWFTQTIDSFQGRESEIVILSLVRSNSDGEIGFLMNPKRLNVALTRAKSHLILIGDSATLCGHKEFQNLYHYIESNGEIRSIYEFME; from the coding sequence ATGGGAAGAACCATAAAACAATCATTTGGTTCACTTGAGGAAGAATTTAGTTACATAGAATCCATCTTAACAAAAGAAAGGGAAATCGAACGAACTTTATTTTTAGAAAAAGCAAGAGAAACAAATACAATCAAATCAGCAGAATTTGTCGATTTGCGATTTGTCGTAGGAAACACTTGGCGCGCGGAGTTTCAAGTGAACCTATCAAACCAAAATAAACGATGGATCAAACCAGGAACACCTGTACTTGTCCAAAACCAAAACGAATCCATTTATGGAAATGTTTACCAATGGAATGAAACCAAACTCATCATCCAAGTTCGAGGAGACTATGAATGGGAAGGAGAGACTTATCATATCTCCAAATGGTTTACCGAATCCACCTATGATTTGTATAATGAAATCCTTACAAAAATCAAAAGCGAGAAGGAATCAGATGCTTACAAAAAACTAAAATGGATTTTGGGTTATAGTGAGGGGGACAAACCATTACCGCCCAAATCCTCACAAACGCTCTCTCCCTTGGAACGAATTTTTACAATTTCTGATTATGGTATGGTATTTGGTCCACCTGGGACAGGAAAGACCACCTTACTCATGCAGGCGGTCAAAGAAATCAAAAACAGGAATCTTTCCGTTCTGACCCTATGTCCGACTAACTTTGCCTGTGATTATATTGTGGAACTTGCGATTCAAAATGGAGTTCGTGTGATCCGTCTTGGTAACTCCACCAAAATCAAAGAAGAGGTTCTCCCTTATCATCTTGACCATCTCATCCAAACTCATCCAGATCAAAAACAAATTCAAAACTGGATGACAGAGCTAAAAGCCATTCAAAAAAAAATCAATTCTTGGAAACGAAACTTTGGCAAAGAAGAGAGAGAGGAACGAAATCAATTACGAAAAGAAGCCAAGTTTTTACTCCAAACGATAAGGGAAGCCGAATCCAATATTCGAACAAAACTTCTGGATTCCAGTGAACTCATTGTTTCGACCTTCGCAGGTTTTGGTGGGGAATTCAAAAAAGATAGAAAATTCGATTATGTGTTTGTCGATGAAGCCACTCAAAGTATAGACCCTGGTTGTTATATGGCCATTTTTTCTGGAAAAAAAACGTTTTTCTTTGGCGATCCGAAACAATTGGGAGTGAATTATTCCCATCCAGAGCATGAAAACATCCAAAGTTTTTTGGAGAAATCCATTGAAACTGATACGGGAGAACGAACTATCTTTTTAGAAAAACAATTTCGGATGAAAGAAGAAATCCTTGGTTTTCCCAACCAAATCTATTATGAAAATAAAGTTTTCACGGAACCCAATCTCAACCATCATTCGATCCAAGAAATCTCTGAAATCTTTGGTTCTGACGTAAGCGTACTCTGGATTGATACGGCAGGAAGTGATAGCCAAGAAGAAACAGATGGGGAAGACTTAAGTTTTATGAATGAAACCGAAATTTCACTCATTGAAACATTGATGGAAAAAGGGTTACCCAAAGAAAAGACTATTATAATTTCACCTTATAGAGGTCAGGTGGAAAGACTTACCCAAAGAGCAAACGGACGCTGGTTTACCCAAACCATTGACTCCTTCCAAGGTCGCGAGTCAGAAATAGTGATCTTAAGTTTGGTTCGTTCCAATTCAGATGGGGAAATTGGATTTTTAATGAATCCAAAACGATTGAATGTGGCACTCACCCGTGCCAAATCTCATTTGATTCTCATCGGAGACTCAGCGACTCTCTGTGGACACAAAGAGTTTCAAAACTTGTATCATTACATTGAAAGCAATGGAGAAATTCGATCCATCTATGAATTTATGGAGTAA
- a CDS encoding tetratricopeptide repeat protein, with product MNLFFSLIREAKHLEEEKEFTRAFNLYAQSEAYTKDESALIKIKAKKAWCLYSVGNPKETESVFQDIIQNYPSHPLSITVYSRYLIKLKKFKSAKVLLQKSILQFPSYLENYLLLASLLKDMERSEEAIEVLKKALSQEHLSNGRGIDRKDIWAELGSLYFSRGDFNSALASLKKSLKMVEPDEFLHYDLLALCYLDAEDAENALVAIRKHIEYCKEIDPETLIILARAHCRLGKVEEAANNLIQAYSIEDSLYLKAADFIDFAPLLRNGFFTTLENIEWEEP from the coding sequence ATGAATCTCTTTTTTTCTCTCATCCGTGAAGCAAAACATTTAGAAGAAGAAAAGGAATTCACTCGCGCTTTTAATTTGTATGCACAAAGTGAAGCCTACACGAAAGACGAGTCTGCTCTCATCAAAATCAAAGCAAAGAAAGCTTGGTGTTTGTATTCGGTGGGTAATCCCAAAGAAACAGAATCTGTTTTCCAAGACATCATCCAAAATTACCCTTCTCATCCTTTGAGTATCACGGTATACTCTAGGTATCTCATCAAATTAAAGAAATTCAAATCAGCAAAAGTCTTACTGCAAAAAAGCATCCTTCAGTTTCCTTCTTATTTAGAAAATTACCTCCTCCTTGCTTCTCTCCTTAAGGATATGGAACGATCGGAAGAAGCTATTGAAGTGCTGAAAAAAGCACTTTCCCAAGAACATTTGAGCAATGGTCGAGGGATTGATCGTAAGGACATTTGGGCAGAACTTGGGTCCTTGTATTTTTCCCGGGGCGACTTCAACTCCGCACTTGCTTCTTTGAAAAAATCCTTAAAGATGGTAGAACCGGACGAGTTCCTCCATTACGACTTACTGGCTCTCTGTTATTTGGACGCGGAAGATGCAGAAAATGCTCTGGTCGCAATTCGAAAGCATATCGAATACTGTAAGGAAATTGACCCCGAAACCTTAATTATCTTAGCAAGAGCACATTGTAGGCTAGGAAAAGTAGAAGAAGCTGCCAATAACCTTATTCAGGCATATTCCATTGAGGATTCATTGTATTTGAAAGCAGCTGACTTTATTGATTTTGCTCCACTTCTCAGGAATGGCTTTTTTACAACATTGGAGAATATTGAATGGGAAGAACCATAA